The following proteins come from a genomic window of Anabrus simplex isolate iqAnaSimp1 chromosome 7, ASM4041472v1, whole genome shotgun sequence:
- the LOC137501517 gene encoding uncharacterized protein encodes MSTPEKVSVKLDDKCGKCRKTVKNGILCKLCDRWWHFKCGKRSREEKFNAIEDWFCDQCVTNIVIGDGGSKSKDREYENALEIINILRNDIEELKAENDALKDKINVMECKYLNCGLEFELDLNYEPVRTETVRPKNCRRWESVPVKYAGFKKQIKDDCHFPVLKNRFEPLASGTHESVDNSSEVNLLDVRSESNKNIVKPSCKTSRKSVKIRLFADSQGRNIASELIRNSKHDVSAVIKPGANFNDITSESKKYCEHLGATGVAVYLAGTNDVGRNNTRGMISSLRSRLQELHHTNVVVFSVPHRHDLPAWSCVNKEVNKVNEELLKICRHFKNVKYVDISNLGRRFHTWHGLHLNRLGKRYVVNSILEFANAIKDVECKTSPIPLKN; translated from the coding sequence ATGTCTACTCCCGAGAAAGTAAGTGTAAAACTTGATGATAAGTGCGGTAAATGCcgtaaaacagttaaaaacggcatcctgtgtaaattgtgcgatcgttgGTGGCATTTTAAGTGCGGGAAGAGGTCCAGGGAGGAAAAATTTAATGCAATTGAAGACTGGTTTTGTGATCAGTGCGTTACGAATATTGTTATCGGTGATGGCGGCTCGAAATCTAAAGATCGAGAGTATGAAAATGCGTTGGAAATTATCAATATTTTGCGAAATGACATTGAGGaacttaaagctgaaaatgacgCACTTAAGGATAAGATTAATGTGATGGAGTGTAAATATTTGAACTGTGGATTAGAGTTCGAGTTGGATTTGAATTATGAACCTGTGCGAACTGAAACAGTTAGGCCTAAAAACTGTAGACGATGGGAATCGGTGCCGGTAAAATACGCGGGCTTCAAAAAGCAGATAAAGGACGATTGTCACTTTCCtgttttaaagaataggtttgaacCCCTTGCAAGTGGCACACATGAATCTGTagataacagctctgaagtaaatttGTTGGATGTTCGAAGTGAAAGTAACAAGAATATTGTAAAACCAAGTTGCAAAACCTCGCGAaaatctgtgaagataagactttttgccgatagtcaggggaggaatattgcttcagaattaattagaaacagcaagcatgatgtttctgctgtgattaagcctggtgcaaattttaatgacataacctcagaaAGTAAAAAATACTGTGAACATTTAGGAGCTACGGGGGTTGCTGTTTATCTAGCAGGGACTAACGACGTGGGAAGAAATAACACAAGGGGAATGATATCTTCCCTCAGATCAAGACTCCAAGAGTTGCATCACACCAATGTTGTGGTATTTTCGGTTCCTCATAGACACGATCTTCCGgcatggtcttgtgttaacaaggaggtaaacaaggtcaatgaagaacttttgaaaatatgtaggcacttcaagaatgtaaaatatgtagatataagtaatttaggaagaagatttcatacctggcatggtctgcacctaaataggttgggaaaaaggtatgttgtaaatagtatattagAGTTTGCTAATGCAATTAAAGATGTCGAGTGTAAAACTTCTCCTATTCCTCTAAAAAACTAG